The DNA segment acacgtttgaatAGTGGCACTGGCACAATCagcatagtttttttttcttttctttctttttcttcacacagggttttttttttttaatatcgcTCCACTGTGTTTCAGGAAACGGAAAACGGAAGTCCTGTGATGTGTTtatatttagtaaattgtgATTGCTCTGTGAAATGCAACACAACAACTGCATTTAGTGATGAAAACAAAGAAACTCCATGAACCATGAAAGAAAAAGTGAACCACATGGATAGTTGCATTTCCAATAGTTGCAAAACTATTAAGCAACAGTGTGTAACAATTTGAAACATTTTGTAGTGCATTTTTAAGAACTACTTATTATGTAATCTTCaatgtgtattttttattttttttggggggggggttcactATTTAGATAGGGCAGTGAAGAGTTACAGGAAGGCGGGTAGATACTTGCACCCACACAAAGTATTGTTTATTAAATGTCAAAGCCTTTAAAGTCATTTTGTCATTCAAAACGTCACATCACATCACGTCATATACTTTTGTAACTGTTAATGTTATTTCTGTGAATATTTATATTATGAGGGGCCGCTTGGGAAATACTTGGTCTTACACAGACTATCATAGTCTCACatatacaccactatactccttttacatgtaagtgtgagagagagtactaATGTGTGTCAGTTTAAGCGCACATAGTTatgtagtgtgtgagagagtatagtagtgtgtgtgaaagagtttgATTGAAACAAAAGCGAGTAGTCTATTCCTTTTACatctgtgtgtaagagagagtactaatgtgtgtgagagcacatagttgtgtgtgtgagagagtatagtaatgtgtgtgtgagagagttttaTTGAAACGGAAGGAGTTTAATTTCtcagttcctgattggttgatgaGGAAAAAGCAGGATTTAGCGCTGTCGTTGTGATAGTTTGACTGTAGTTGTATTGTAATAGAGAgttgaactgagagagagaactgaagcTGTGGGTCcacaaaacatgtttttttttgcgtTGGCTATTTTCTATACAAATCCAATGAAGTTCAGCGTTCACAACGCTCAGCACCCTCGACGGGAAAAAAACCCTCGGTGCTGGCATTTAGAAATCTGTTCAACTTTTAGAACAGGGGTCAATTGGGGTCAATGCCACTTTTCTCTTGCTAGTCAATCAAAAtcaaggaaggggcgggacctacactgtcaacaatgttcATAGTGGCAGAGAAAAATTCAATCAGTCAAGTCCTATGTGACTAAATATTGTGAGTGTACGTATACACACATGATAAGTGGGAATTGATATTTTTCAAGAagcattatcacacacacacacacacacacacacacaaaaaccctgCAAGAGTAGGTGTTGTATCAGTATGACACCTAGTCATAAGTACTTGTCATAACTCATAAGTTTTCTTATGATTGTATTCAGAGGTTAAATTGGGCCGGGGCTGTCTGGGGGTGGAGCCCCGGCAGATAAGTCATCAGAAAGATACGGTAGTGCAAGCAGACATCTACTGGGAAATGGTGAGGTAAGGGCAAAAATTAAGGTGCACAGTATTTTGTGACTCACAGTATTTTGTGATTCACAGTATTTTGTGATTCACAGTATTTTGGTCGATCAACATCAATAGGCTAATATCATTGGATTTGGACTTACATTTTCACTAGGCACGACAAATTAACCTTAAACATGGGGGGATAGCCTGCTTCTCGTGTGCCAACTGGCAAGTAAAATGAACAATGCCGCTAAttctaaattatttagctaTAGTCTATGCGATCACATTTCTCTGAATCACATTTCTCATTCTTGGCTGGATGAATTTCAAACTTATTTTAACCTATGAATTGCAGTGCATTGCAGAggctattcgccttattcacctggCGGCCATTATgaggtacacttgccattacacctcagtccagcagatggtggtggtaatgcactccatttgcaaactgccaaaaaaagctCACTGATTaaagaagaagggttcactggcctgttcttcttcttcagtgaattgttttttagcagtttgcaaacggagtgcattaccaccaccatctgctggactgaagtgtaatggcaagtgtacccctcAGACTCGtaatggccgccgggtgaataaggcgaatttaTGGTAGTATAACTGATTGGCCCTCCTCTCAGATCTTGGAAGCCTACCAGGTTTGTCAGAAAGTGTGGCCACCAGAAGGTCAGCTGATCATTTGGCCTGTAAGAAAAGGCAAACTAATGATGTGGTATCTCCATATCTGATGATATGGGAGGTTATGAAGTAGATGTACATGCAGTGTAACTACAAAATGCAATAACAAAGGGTAACCATTGCCCATTATTTGTTTAAATGTTCGAGTTATTGTTCATCCATGTCAGTGTACCTTAAAGACATGTATTTCCTTTTGTCAAGTGAAAATAAATCAGCTCTTAATTTGATCTTATCTGTTATGAAACACCTTAGAGAGAAAGTAAAAATGTATGCCACACCAGCATACTGCAGCTGCCAGACCAATCCACGCCCCTCCGGGTCAGAGCCAACAAATCCCAATTTAACCACTGATTGTATTACAGGTGAGTATATTGCCGCTGACCTCTCTGCACGGTTTAATTCATCCAGTAGGAATTTTAATCTTGTTGTACAGGGAAAAGCAGATATGGATTAGGCAGGGAAAAAAACTCACTTTCAGTAGTCTACCATTTTTACATTGAGCCATTTTAATGACACAATTCTAGTTGAAATGTCCAAGATAATCTTGTGACTCACAAACACTGTTTGCTGAAAACAGCAATTTCTCTCCCATATCTCTCCCTCAGGTAGATCTCTAGATCTGTCAGGGGCATTGGTCTCACGTCGTACCCCACAAACTTTTTCTTTGTCCTATCAACAGGAACCATTTCCTCTGTGCTGTTGGGGTCGTTGCGGCCAATGGCGGCAAACGTGGGGAAAGTCCTCCTGAGGCTTTCCGGAAGGTTCTGGCTGTACGTCGGGCAGCAGTAGGCCGACCACAGGTACTCAGGTATGGCCACGCGGTGCTCGTCCTTCAGCCAGCGGTCCATTCGGTAAGGGATGATGCCGGTGACAATATACGCAGGACCTGCACAGTACTTGTTCAGCGTCACGTTGACATTCCTCTCCAGCTCAGCCCACGGGCCGTAGTTGGAGTCCATCTTCTGGGGGACGACGTTGGTCAGGGTGAAGGTGGACTGGCGCTCGCTGCGGTTCTGGTGGTGCAGACTGGGGTTGAGATGGCCGCGGGTGTAGCTGGAGTTGATGTAGTCCTGTTGCACCGCCTGGCTCTTGACCACGGTCTGGTCCACTTTCTTAGGGGGAATGGGGAAGGGGAGCATCACGCCGCTGGCGTTAGAGTTGGCCAGCTAGGAGGGAACAGTCAGATTATTAAAACAAGGAAGTGGCTGGATATTGCATTCTTGATATTTGACGCTGGATACTAAATATCACTGTTGTTGCTTTGTCTTTTTGTCCTTTAGAAGCATGTACTGGTTTAAGAACGCTGTTGCTAATGTATTTGGGCACAAATAGGCTTGAAAGTAGAATTGCAGAGTACAACTAGTCTGAGATATTAAAAATGGTCTCAGGATTATCTGTGAGCTCTCCAACACATTAACAGACATGCCAGCACCAATGGGCCCGGGCTACACCAGGTCCGCAACTGAagcactttgtttgtggagtgtaaaaaaaaaaaaaaaaaatatatatttttttttttttttaaacgtttaATTTTTCAAACATATACGCCACTATCaagtctggtgtagccagttcgtTGAATACAAACACTCCACAAACAGAACACTTCAATTACTGTCTGTTCAATGCCTGATGTAGCCCCTCTGTCAGCAATCAAGTCCACTGCAGTACTTTAAGGTCAACTGTGtcctgtagaattctggggtattctgatgtgttcatatgttacttctctgtgtgtgtagtagcctatacaacgGGGAGAGGTCCATACCAGTGTACATGACGTTGTTTTAGGCCTGTGTACCATCAGGAACGTCATACAGCCCTGAGCCCAGTAACATATTAGGAACATTGTGATAacagtgataacatgggccgagggagatAGCATGCTGTTCTGTTCGGGCTAGTATATCCATCTGGTCAGAGCCggttttgtacactggttggcacctgccacgctggcatgattgacgtttatatgtttaagtaggcctatatcaggctttgtcttaggttcTGACTCTGAGACGGAACGAGGAAGCGACtcgaggagcatcttctgtcgggaAGCTCAAGTAGCCGtttctaataacaaccacaactatTAGACTATtctaccatctacaataaaccATCATCTAATTGCCGATCCTGATccagccgtcaagctttattgaccatctatTAGAACGAAAACACTTTGGCACCCTGATTGACGTGACCGAATCCCAGCTGGAAGACTGCCAagaggggaaacactgctgcaCTGCGCACCCTGCATACAGTGAAGAGATTCTGACCAGGTGAAAGCAAAAAGTCTTTACTCCTTTATGCGAGAAAAAGAACCAAAGTAAACCTATGGAAAAGTCTTtcgttttcttcattgtatttTGCAGTGATGTGTGTGAAGCCTTGCAAATCAGTAATTTATGAGTTCTGATGTagctgtagcctaatggtaCACATTGAGAGGAGAGGTTGTACCTACTCCCTTCCTGTTGTTGTGCTATgcaatttcattttttattctcGAAGGTTCATTTAGGGTAGTCCTCGAAGGTTCATTTAGggtagtcctcattttcagtgaagccgAGATAAATAATAAGTAATTGAAAAGTCtagcttttggacatgtcaaaCTCAAACAACTCCGTCCAATAAACACCAATTAACACAGACTGGTGGTACACACTAACCCaactgttggtgtttgttggggTTGGTTGGATCAGTGTGCAAGCCCCTTATCACCGCCAAAACACCGGAGtgactttattattattattattattattattattattattattattattattattattattgatttcatttaatttttttaaaaacttattttacttttgtgtttgtttacatgcacaggacaGTGCTGTAGTGACAGTCAAATTTCcttcgggatgaataaagtatttcctatcttatcttatcttatcttaaagCCAGTATATGCATGCTTAATCATTGACTGTAGCCACCTTTTCCAAAGGCATTGTGCTTATTCAAAGGTCTAGTGTTTGAGGAACCAAACCGATTTGCAGATATCATGAAATATATGATAACAGAAGCACTTCATATAAGttaaatgaattaattaatgcacACTGATAGTacatgaatgaattaattaattaattaatgaattaattcattATTAATACTCAGGGATGGGCATATatgtctaatacatgtatttaaaatacgtatttcaaatacaaaatactattttgtaatttgtattttattgagatgatgaaaatgccttcgtattttgtatcaaaatacttcagtgttgtgtatttttgtattttcaaaatactgtaaaatactttctgtgaaacactgtgatgaaatctatctaactatctatacTGTAAAGCACaaaatctctgtctctgtctgtttgtggcaCCCTTGCATGGTCAAGCCCCTCTGCTCCAGTAGAGcgtttattttcctttgctgGAATGATTAACAGGCCCCATAGGCGTCGTCTGAATGCAACACTGTTTGAGAAGTTAGTTGTGCTTAAAGGCATTAACTGAGGAGACACGACTAGCTAAggttacacacactcctttgctcACACAAGGACA comes from the Alosa alosa isolate M-15738 ecotype Scorff River chromosome 22, AALO_Geno_1.1, whole genome shotgun sequence genome and includes:
- the LOC125287605 gene encoding endonuclease domain-containing 1 protein-like, which gives rise to MKCWLPLLPVLSTLLCLSQGDIGDFSPCLNFFYRYWPPSGLSGTPICQNYTNRYYFATLYSRERRSPWFSAYLYTTPAGKRPKGVWKYEPQLANSNASGVMLPFPIPPKKVDQTVVKSQAVQQDYINSSYTRGHLNPSLHHQNRSERQSTFTLTNVVPQKMDSNYGPWAELERNVNVTLNKYCAGPAYIVTGIIPYRMDRWLKDEHRVAIPEYLWSAYCCPTYSQNLPESLRRTFPTFAAIGRNDPNSTEEMVPVDRTKKKFVGYDVRPMPLTDLEIYLRERYGREIAVFSKQCL